CCGGCGGCGAGCTGCGCTTCCGGCGAGAGCTGCGAATGCGTCGTCGTCGCCGGATGAATGGCGAGGCTGCGCGCGTCGCCGATATTGGCGACATGATAGAAGAGCTTCAGCGCGTCGATGAACCGGCGCCCCGCGTCCAGCCCGCCTGCGAGCTCGAAGCCGAGCAGCGCGCCATATCTGCCCTTCAGATATTTGTCCGCGCGCTCGCGCTCCGCCCCGGTCTGGCGCGAGGGATGAATGACCTTCGTCACCTCGGAACGCTGCGCCAGGAAATCCGCGACCGCCTGCGCATTGGACACGTGGCGCTCGATGCGCAACGGCAGGGTCTCGATCCCCTGCAGCGTCAGAAAGGCGTTGAAAGGTGATGGCGCGGAACCGAGATCGCGCAGAAGAGTCGTGCGCGCCTTGATGATATAGGCGATGGGCCCGAGCGGCTTGACCGCCTCCACCCACACCGCGCCGTGATAGCTCGGGTCCGGCGTGTTGAGCGCCGGCTGGCGATCGGGGAATTTCTCCCAGTCGAAATTGCCGCCGTCGATGATGGCGCCGCCGATCGATGTGCCGTGGCCGCCGATATATTTGGTCGTCGAATAGACGACGATCGCCGCGCCATGCTCGAACGGCTTCACCAGCAACGGCGCCGCGGTGTTGTCGGCGATCAGCGGAACGCCGTATTCGCGGCCGATCGCCGCCACTTCCGCGATCGGTAAGACGGTGAGCTTCGGGTTGGGCAGCGTCTCGGCGTAATAAGCGCGCGTGCGCGCGTCCGTCGCGCGGCGAAAATTCTCCGGATCGCTCGGGTCGACGAAGCGCACGTCGAGCCCCTGCTCCTTCAGCGTATTGGCGAAGAGATTCCAGGTGCCGCCGTAAAGATCCGTGGAGGCGACGACATTGTCCCCGGCGCGGGCGATGTTCTGCAGCGCGAAGGCCGAGGCCGCCTGGCCGGAAGCGAGGGCGAGCGCCGCGACGCCGCCCTCGAGCGCGGCGAGACGCTCCTCGAGGATCGCGGTCGTCGGATTGCCGATGCGCGTGTAGATATTGCCCAGCTCTTTGAGCGCGAAGAGATTGGCGGCATGTTCCGAATCGCGGAACTGGTAGGAGGTCGTCTGATAGATGGGGGGCGCGACGGCGCCCGTGGCCGGGTCCGCACGCCAGCCGGCGTGGAGGGCCAGAGTCTCGGGGTGCTTGC
The sequence above is a segment of the Methylosinus trichosporium OB3b genome. Coding sequences within it:
- a CDS encoding O-acetylhomoserine aminocarboxypropyltransferase/cysteine synthase family protein; the encoded protein is MAVDSKHPETLALHAGWRADPATGAVAPPIYQTTSYQFRDSEHAANLFALKELGNIYTRIGNPTTAILEERLAALEGGVAALALASGQAASAFALQNIARAGDNVVASTDLYGGTWNLFANTLKEQGLDVRFVDPSDPENFRRATDARTRAYYAETLPNPKLTVLPIAEVAAIGREYGVPLIADNTAAPLLVKPFEHGAAIVVYSTTKYIGGHGTSIGGAIIDGGNFDWEKFPDRQPALNTPDPSYHGAVWVEAVKPLGPIAYIIKARTTLLRDLGSAPSPFNAFLTLQGIETLPLRIERHVSNAQAVADFLAQRSEVTKVIHPSRQTGAERERADKYLKGRYGALLGFELAGGLDAGRRFIDALKLFYHVANIGDARSLAIHPATTTHSQLSPEAQLAAGVTPGYVRLSIGIEHIDDILADLDQALTTAG